From the genome of Coleofasciculaceae cyanobacterium, one region includes:
- the mrdA gene encoding penicillin-binding protein 2, whose product MTNRTVGNQLQAIPMVIVISLILFGGIGWRLSYLQLQQGVINQKKAENNRIRIVPKPPVRGLILDRNGKILATNRQSYSAYLWPKAQKEKNWRINRDRIAQILELKPKELQKKVEEAGYNYPSLIPIARNLTPEQITVLEEYKSQLKWVEIDIGQVRYYPQAKLASHILGYTGELDQEELEQKKPDGYRLGDIMGKMGVESAYEAQLRGEWGGLKLGVDGSGRIINFLGQTHAKTGKDLTLTIDADLQRAAETALGTNRGAIVALNPHNGEVLAMASYPSFDPNIFSSNITPQVWQELQSQGNPFLNLALRAFPPASTFKIVTATAGLESGKYPPNTVLGTYPYLSVGGTRFGEWNKSGFGSLGYVSAMAWSSNTFFGQVGQGVGGEELIKTARLYGFGEPTGIELTGETGGLIADDAWKRLNFEDWGWTVGDTVNMSIGQGFTSATPLQIAVMFSAIANDGYRVQPHLLHTDNQSKSSKTSLNLKPTTLSTIQQGLRAVVDGGTGTKLNSPNTPPGAGKSGTAEAPPGESHTWFGAYAPFDKPEIVVVAFAEHSGGGGGSVAAPLVRQIMETYFKPDKITKN is encoded by the coding sequence GTGACTAATCGCACTGTTGGCAATCAACTCCAGGCAATTCCCATGGTCATAGTCATCAGTCTAATTCTCTTTGGGGGAATTGGTTGGCGTTTAAGTTATTTACAGTTGCAGCAGGGAGTAATTAATCAGAAAAAAGCTGAAAATAATCGGATTCGTATCGTTCCCAAACCACCCGTTAGAGGTCTTATCTTGGATCGCAACGGCAAAATACTAGCAACTAATCGCCAGTCTTATTCGGCTTATTTATGGCCTAAGGCACAAAAAGAGAAAAATTGGCGCATAAACCGCGATCGCATCGCGCAAATACTGGAGCTCAAACCCAAAGAGCTGCAAAAGAAGGTAGAGGAAGCAGGATACAATTACCCCAGTTTAATTCCGATTGCTCGTAACTTGACTCCAGAACAAATCACGGTATTAGAAGAATATAAATCACAGTTAAAATGGGTCGAAATAGATATTGGTCAAGTACGATATTATCCTCAAGCTAAATTAGCCTCTCATATTTTGGGCTACACAGGAGAATTAGACCAAGAGGAATTAGAGCAGAAAAAGCCTGATGGTTATCGCTTGGGAGATATCATGGGCAAAATGGGAGTAGAGTCTGCTTATGAAGCACAACTGCGGGGAGAATGGGGCGGGTTAAAGCTTGGTGTAGATGGATCTGGACGGATAATTAACTTTTTGGGTCAAACCCATGCCAAAACGGGTAAAGATTTAACTCTAACTATTGATGCAGACCTTCAACGGGCTGCCGAAACTGCATTAGGAACAAATAGAGGAGCAATTGTCGCCTTAAATCCTCATAATGGCGAAGTATTAGCTATGGCTAGCTATCCTAGTTTCGATCCCAATATTTTCTCTTCTAACATTACTCCTCAAGTCTGGCAAGAATTACAGTCGCAAGGAAATCCTTTCTTAAATCTGGCTTTACGAGCTTTTCCTCCCGCTTCTACCTTTAAGATCGTTACCGCCACGGCAGGATTAGAATCAGGTAAGTATCCTCCTAATACAGTTTTGGGTACGTATCCCTATTTATCTGTTGGGGGAACGAGATTTGGAGAATGGAATAAAAGCGGTTTTGGTTCTTTGGGCTATGTATCTGCTATGGCTTGGAGCAGTAATACTTTTTTTGGTCAAGTTGGGCAGGGAGTCGGTGGAGAAGAGTTAATTAAAACGGCCAGACTGTATGGCTTTGGTGAACCAACGGGGATCGAATTAACAGGAGAAACAGGGGGGTTAATTGCCGATGATGCTTGGAAACGGCTCAACTTTGAAGACTGGGGGTGGACAGTAGGAGATACGGTAAATATGTCTATCGGTCAGGGATTCACCAGCGCAACGCCTTTACAAATTGCGGTAATGTTTAGCGCGATCGCTAATGATGGCTATCGAGTACAGCCTCATTTACTACACACAGACAATCAGTCAAAATCAAGCAAAACCAGCTTAAATCTTAAACCCACAACATTGTCTACAATTCAACAGGGATTGAGAGCAGTAGTTGATGGCGGTACAGGAACAAAGCTAAACTCTCCCAATACTCCCCCAGGGGCAGGCAAAAGTGGTACAGCAGAAGCCCCTCCAGGTGAATCTCATACTTGGTTTGGCGCCTATGCTCCCTTCGATAAACCAGAAATAGTTGTGGTGGCATTTGCCGAACATTCTGGAGGTGGAGGTGGATCGGTTGCTGCACCGTTGGTTAGACAGATAATGGAAACTTATTTTAAACCAGATAAAATTACCAAAAACTAA